The nucleotide sequence CTACCTGTGTTCTCAAGATGAAGCATATGGTGGACCTGCTGAGAAGTTTAGAGCTGTTGAAAAAGAGGGAAGGTGTCTCCGAGTAATTGCTGCGAATTTCTGTACATTTTCTGAACAGGTAGATGTTGCTTTACCAGGACGTATGCAGGGTGGAAAAGATATACGTGCTTCTCTTAACAACAGAAAAAGTGTATTGTCTGATGTGGATGTTGAAAGGAGGAAACCAAGTGGTGATGTTGGGCGTTTGTTTGCTGTGAACCTAAATTCGAATGATGCTGATGGTGTTACATGCTCTGTTGGTAGTTGTAGTATTGATAGCAAAGATTTCAATAAGTTGCCTCCTCCTGTTTCTGCTAGTTCTACTGAAGATTTTGATGATCAGTTTTCCGATGCCGAATCTTCTTTTCAATTGAGATACGAGGAAGGAAACTCTCTCCTTCCTGCTAAAGAAGAATTGGCTGATGAGATCCATAGGTTAGAGTTGCATGCTTACCGTTGCACAATAGGGGCATTACATGCGTCAGGACCTTTAAGTTGGGAACAAGAAGAATTGGTGACGAATCTTCGCCTTTCACTCCATATATCAAATGATGAACATTTAATGGAGCTTAGAAACTTAATTTCTGGAGATACCAGCATTCATATTAGATGACAGGAAAACTGGAACTGCGTGTTTtgattcatatttttctttttcttgtagcTGTAGAATCTTGATGAGCATTTTCATTAATGACCTCGCTCCACTGTAAGAAACAAGATGAGATGTTTTGATGTTCTTTTATGTTTAGTTACAACACATAGTCCAGATTCAATGTAGTACAAACTTTTCCAAGTATGCCTATTATTATTATACTCTTCGTTGTGGATCAATTATtctctttttgcttttttctgGGGTTGTACTGAATCCATATCAAGATCTAGAGGTTCAACATAAACCTTACCATATGAAGTTTCTGTACTATTCGTGTAAGCATTTGGGTATTATCGATGTATATTGCAAACTGCAAGTAACGACTCTGCATGTTCTCTTATGACACATCTGCACATATAGAGTGCTGTATCCTTTCtttatttgttgatttgtgAGGCTTTGCTTTCTCTTCGATTCTCTGGTGTGAATAATATGTCCCATGATTTCATTTGTGGACAGTATTAATGCATCCACTGCGTTTTCCAGGGACAGAGTAGGAGGCTTGTCACCTTGCTTTCAAGTCTCCAAAGATGATCTTGGGGCTTGCCAACTTTCTATCAGCCTAGACTCGAGGGCAATAGTAAGACAGCTTCTGATGCTGCTGTTCACATTAATATATCTGGTTTCTGCATTCTTCCATATCAGGCCACCCGTGAGCCTTAGATACTTGTTTTACTGGAGGAAGTAAGAAAATCTGGTGGCTGACACAGGATGACCTGAGATGTAGATGCTTGAAAGGTTTTGTTTCAAACCGCTGCCTCAGCACTTCCACTTACAGCTTACTTGACTTACCGATATCAATTTTATTCTCCATCTGCTATAGATTTATCATGTCAGCATACTACATTTCATAATCTTCGTCGTTTCTACGGTTTACTGCTTTTATTGTCTTCTGTTCTTTCTGTTTCCTGTGTCTCTGTGtccttttttgtttatttgggaAAGTTTATAACTTTATTCAAGTCTGGTCGATGGTCTTTCTAAAGTAAAGTTCAGGATTTTGTAAATGTCCATAAGCATGGGAAGTTtatttggaaacaaaaaaaaaaaaagaatcttgGAAGGATAGGTTAACGGCTTCTGCGGATTATGCAGAAGCCAGACGCATTATAGGAGGAACTGATGATATCTAGGTATTTTTAAGCTTACGAATTAGAGTCACAGGTGTCTCTGGAAGTTGTAGCTTGACGAGTTTTACATTGTAACCTCTTAAAAAGATGCGAACAACGTGTGCTACATCTTGGGGGCAATTGGAAAATTTCTTAACATGTTTCCTTTCTTGTGTACTGTAGCTGCATATTGTTCTTTGTTCAAGTAAGTGCTTGAGTACGCCATTCGCTGAATTAGCATAGGGCGGTAGACCTGATGGTATCTTATGCTGATGAGCAGGAAATGTGCGATTTATTTCTCGATATTCTACCTCAGCTTCTGATTGGGAGTGTTTTAACCCCTAATAACCAACTTTCCAAGTGTAAACAGTAAGAAGATATCCATGTCCTGATATATAGGCCATCTGACTGCCCTACAGCTCTTCAATTCTTTGTGATTATTGTTGTAtttgtttgtatgtttgtaTCTTTGGAAGTTATCGGATAGGTTCTGTTGCATTGCATTGCACTGCATAAGCTTTAGTGACTGGATCAATTATCCATTTCGACAAGAGCGCAGAGCGATGGACACTATGCCCCAAGAAAAAGCAAATGGATAACTTCGAATAAAGCATCCACGCACGCTTTTGCTTGCCCCTGATTGACAAAAATTGTCAGCCATGTCCTTGTGCTACAAGATTTGAACTGAGGTATGCTGGAAAGGGTTAAACTGGATACGGAAGGAAGCAAAGTTATCTTTTTCTGTTAATGGTATTTAGATTGTCATTGACCTTAATTATTAGCTTTTGTCCTTGTCAAGTTTCTGTAGAAAAAAACATTACTTGTTTTCGATGTCCTTCGTGGTTTGAAagtaaaattcgtttttacagtTTTCTATGGTTCCTGCTGCAGATGCTTTCGACGCAAACTATATATCAGCTCGGAACAAATCCGGTGTGGAAACCAAGTAGCCAACAATGAGAAGCGTTCGCTTTTGGTAAAGATTTGAGGATTGCTCAATACTATATGCTCATAAATGTGAGATGCAAAACATTCCAGAATCTCGAGCATGTAATGATGACATAACGCCTACGCAAAATTTGATTGCCTCGGCAATTCCAAATTATTCAGCTAAGTATTGTCACCCCCTCTGGTAAGTCTGGCATTGTGTGAAAGTTCATGGCAGAAATTCATTTGTTTCTATATCAGCAGAGCATTCACTGTTGCTGCATGCCATACCATGAGACCCTACATCGTTTGTATCTCGTGAAAATTTTAAGAGAATGTGACAGTTTTTTCTATCTTGGGATAAGGTTTTCATATCTTGTGAAGATTTATGGGAATCAATATCCTTTTCAAATCTTCAAGTCTAGAGCCCGCGGATCCAAAGATTTGGGTCGTtcaaaggagagagagagagatcgttTGATTTGTGTGCAGTGGCCggtgaaatagaaaaataaggGTCATAGGATTTTAAATGTGTAGTTTGGATTTCTGAATTTGCGGGCTTCGGATACAaaaatccggagaggatctccaTCCGATTTATTGGTTCCAACTTTAGGGGTCCGAAGTTCCAAAGGCCAATTGTTTGTACGTGCAAAACAGTACTGTTTTATGGGCCCTCAAGACAAAATAAGAAACAATTTAATGGGCCCAAGTTTTGGTTTTCTTGCTAAAGTAGGGTCAAGGACTTTTGGGCTTCATGTATCCAATATTTGGTTGCAAGTTGCAACCCACCATCAGAAGtcattaaattttgataaagTGATGATTTGATGGCATGGAAGACAATCTAGTATGCAAATGGTAGCAAACGTTTTTggataaaattaattttcatattaacATTTGGACAAGGGCATTTTTGCACATCTTTACAACTCCTATTATTCAtgattgtggagcaaaaaataatcgcAAAAATCATGGTGGTGATACGTGGATTTTTAGTTAAGCAAGACGAGACGAGATTACTTTCGAGGCACACTGGAATTCTCACGCACATGCAACATACAATAACGGTTCAAAGGTGATTTTTATGGAATTTATTTGAATTCCCCTCATCACTTCCtcattgattttattcaataaGGTAACCTccaaaacttcctatttaatttgggATAATTACCATGGTAATTGcaaatattatttcacataatatcttgcaataattcaccaaattcccCCATATATGGCCGGACATTCTCCACCCAAAGGACCAACCACCCTCCTATATagtcatttgctacccacaaactcctaaatacattttttttccttcagaatTCTAAACTTTGGCATCGGATATTCTTTGGCCAAAACCCCCGttcatcatgggcgcgtgagatttttggttttaatcaaaggtgctttttttttttgtaagtgcattttcatcaaaggaaGAGATGGCGGAAATTTGCAGTCATAATTATTACGTGGATATCTGAACTAACTCATGGTGAAAATTTGCGGATGAGTTGTGGTTGGCACTTGAACACAAACCTAGCTAGTTCATCCCAAAATGCATTTAGGCGTCTACTTCTGTTAGTGAGGATTGGGTTGATTGGCTTAAATAGTGTAACTCACTAAATTCAAGACTAGTCGCATGAAGAAGTGAAAGCTACCCCTTTCAGAAAGATGATAGAATTAGTCGGGATAATTTTCCCTTATATCTACTGCATTTTGTACCttcaacttatatttaaaaattatcatTCATTCTTTCTCTAATTTCGATATACTTTGAATCTATCGAGTCAATATAATCTATCTAAATTTATCTTCTCTAACAAACGCAGCCTCGAATAAAGCacaaaaagcaaaaatataTTGCCCAGAAGGATTCGATGACTTTAAGTGGTTGGTACTTCTACGATCTTATTCACACAACCTGTTCGACTACAGTGATGACAGAAAGCTGCACTCAGCTAACCACATGGCCATCTCTAACTTTATATACGCATCCTTCATATATATAGTTCATATGTTGATGAAAACTTGCAAtgattcttgttttgtttcttaattTCTCGTCTCCTTCCTTGAGAGGCAGTAATTAGATAGAATCTTAGGAGCAAAAGGGCAACCAAACAGGTGGGTTTGTCACAAAAATGACCAACAAAATTCGAAGGTGTCATTCTTTGCAA is from Pyrus communis chromosome 10, drPyrComm1.1, whole genome shotgun sequence and encodes:
- the LOC137747559 gene encoding uncharacterized protein isoform X2, giving the protein MRFKRGSIVEVLSKKEMPSGCWCSAKIICGNGHNYTVRYDGYEGNADNAVVERVSRDAIRPCPPSLEVSGNLVPGDVIEFLDNFSWKMAAITKVLGKECFLIRPVGSSRQYKVGKFEIRVRQFWQDDKWVVIGKGLNNYENKKYGEFLTPKFNQHSYRKAQKNETLTASSHLKRRSPYLCSQDEAYGGPAEKFRAVEKEGRCLRVIAANFCTFSEQVDVALPGRMQGGKDIRASLNNRKSVLSDVDVERRKPSGDVGRLFAVNLNSNDADGVTCSVGSCSIDSKDFNKLPPPVSASSTEDFDDQFSDAESSFQLRYEEGNSLLPAKEELADEIHRLELHAYRCTIGALHASGPLSWEQEELGQSRRLVTLLSSLQR
- the LOC137747559 gene encoding uncharacterized protein isoform X1 yields the protein MRFKRGSIVEVLSKKEMPSGCWCSAKIICGNGHNYTVRYDGYEGNADNAVVERVSRDAIRPCPPSLEVSGNLVPGDVIEFLDNFSWKMAAITKVLGKECFLIRPVGSSRQYKVGKFEIRVRQFWQDDKWVVIGKGLNNYENKKYGEFLTPKFNQHSYRKAQKNETLTASSHLKRRSPYLCSQDEAYGGPAEKFRAVEKEGRCLRVIAANFCTFSEQVDVALPGRMQGGKDIRASLNNRKSVLSDVDVERRKPSGDVGRLFAVNLNSNDADGVTCSVGSCSIDSKDFNKLPPPVSASSTEDFDDQFSDAESSFQLRYEEGNSLLPAKEELADEIHRLELHAYRCTIGALHASGPLSWEQEELVTNLRLSLHISNDEHLMELRNLISGDTSIHIR